CAGCGCGGGTGAGCATGGCCTTGAGGGCTTCGATGACTTTGGAGGCGTCGGCCGTGGGCAGGAACTTGACGTCGGAGACGCCCTTGCCGGTGTGGCGGCCGACGAATGCCAGGAGCGCGGCTTCGCTGGCGTCTCGCAGGCCACCGGCGGCGCCGATCTTTTTCCAGAGCCACTTGATCTTGGCGGCCTGGTCGAAGGGTTTGAAGGTGGAGCCCTTGGGCTTGTAGCCGCCGGTGGCCATGAGGGCGAGCACCTTGGCGCGGCCTGCTGCGTCCAGTTCAGCCGCGCTGGTTTTTCCGGTGAGGTCGAACAGGTGGTAGCGGTAGTCGTCATCGCTCCAGGCCAGGGCAGCCTTGCCCTGGTGGATTTGGCCGAGCTCGCGCTTGCGCTGGGCGTCGGCGTTGGCCTGGTTGGCGTGGGCCGTGAAGTTGCGGCGGGTGGTGGTGGCCATGGCTTTTAAACGATGGAGGTGAAAAGGCTGCGCATCAGTTCAGCGTTGCGCTGGGACAAGTCGATCGCTTGGCAAAAACCGGTCGTGATAAAAGAATCTGCCGCAGGGCACGTCGCCCTATACAAGGATCGAGCGATGGAAACACTGGACCTGGCCACTGTGCTGAAAGCTGAGAGAGATGCACGAGCGATAGGCACTGCACACATGGAAGGGCTACGCGCCGCCGCCTTCCAATGGATTGAGGCAAGCCAATCCGGCTGTCTCAATCTCGGCCCAGGTGTACGTGAAGCGTTGGAACGCATCACAGCAGCACCAATGGGTTGATGTAGAGGGCTCATCGCAGCAACCTCGGGCGCGCAGGCGGCAAGGCGGTCTTCACGGCAGGCGTTGGGAAAGGCTCGCCGTGGGGCATGCTGATCTGGCTTTGGCTCACCAGCAGGAACTCGACGCGCAGGGGTTCTTCCTGAACTTGGTAAAGCTCCCTGTGGCCCTTGAAATCGATCTCGACCTGCACGGCGTGCTGCAGGGCTTCGAGCACCTTCATGGCCTTGTCGGCCGGCAGCAGGATGCGCTGATAGCCGATGTGCAGGCATGCCATCTGCACGGGTTTGGTGGGTGCGCGGCTCATGCGGACACCCAGCCCGTCTCGCGGGTCCAGTGCATCAGCACGTTGCGCGTTGGTATGGTGCTGCCACTGCCCGACGGGATGCAGATCACGATCCGCATCCCGATGTGCGTTCCTGAAAGGCGGCCCAACGAATCGGCTGCCTCTAGGAACTCAGGTGGTGCGTCACCGGCATCGAAGTTCAACGCGCTGCGCCACGCGCCGGATTGGTTGATCTGCAGCTGCGCCGGGCGAGGAAGCCGCTTGTGCTTCGCCGCGGCTGCGGTGTTGTCGGCGCTCATGCAATTGCCCTCCGCTCTTCGGTTCCACCCACACCACGGTGCAGCTCGGCGGCCTTGCCTGCCCGGTAGCCGGCGGCGATGTGGCCGTGATCCACTCGTCGCTTCTTCGTGGTGTCGCGCACCTTGCCGTCGGCCAGGTCCGGGTGCTCGCGCTGCATGTAGGCCAGCAGCAGGGTTTCGTTCTTGCCTGACTGGGCGAACGCTTCGACCTTCGCTTCCACGCCGGCCACCCAGCCCACGGCAAACGCATCGCCGCGTGCGGTCTTGGTGATGGGCTTGCAGTTCTTGGGCTGTTTGGCGATGTGCGCCAGGCGCGCGGTGGCGCACTGGCGGATCAGCACTTCGGCGGCATAGGCTGCCACCTCGGGCGCAGTGTCAATGCCGACGAACACCCAATGCCGCGTGCGGGTGAAGTTGCCAGCGGCGTTGTAGGCGCCTTTCAGGCTTCCGAAGGTCTCGCAGCCGAAGGCATCGGCCACGAGGTGCACCAGCGCGAGCTCCCAGCGGTTGGCGGCGGCTGATCGTGCTTTGACGCGTGCCTCGCTCACGTCGGCCAGGGAGATGTCTTCCTCGGCCAAGCCGAACGCTTGCATGAGCTTCTGGGCATGGCGCAGCGCGGCCGCGGCTTCGTGTTCGTTTGCGCTGCGCGAGAGCGCCAGGCACTTCTTGATTTTCTTGAGGGCGTCGTCGCGGGTCATGACCGAACCTCCAGTGCCGTGTCACCCTGCTCGCACAGT
This Hydrogenophaga taeniospiralis DNA region includes the following protein-coding sequences:
- a CDS encoding regulatory protein GemA; the protein is MATTTRRNFTAHANQANADAQRKRELGQIHQGKAALAWSDDDYRYHLFDLTGKTSAAELDAAGRAKVLALMATGGYKPKGSTFKPFDQAAKIKWLWKKIGAAGGLRDASEAALLAFVGRHTGKGVSDVKFLPTADASKVIEALKAMLTRAERAKLQEQIQAKAPTCTKSQTGEAQ
- a CDS encoding DUF2786 domain-containing protein, producing the protein MTRDDALKKIKKCLALSRSANEHEAAAALRHAQKLMQAFGLAEEDISLADVSEARVKARSAAANRWELALVHLVADAFGCETFGSLKGAYNAAGNFTRTRHWVFVGIDTAPEVAAYAAEVLIRQCATARLAHIAKQPKNCKPITKTARGDAFAVGWVAGVEAKVEAFAQSGKNETLLLAYMQREHPDLADGKVRDTTKKRRVDHGHIAAGYRAGKAAELHRGVGGTEERRAIA